One genomic segment of Misgurnus anguillicaudatus chromosome 23, ASM2758022v2, whole genome shotgun sequence includes these proteins:
- the LOC129452870 gene encoding LOW QUALITY PROTEIN: uncharacterized protein (The sequence of the model RefSeq protein was modified relative to this genomic sequence to represent the inferred CDS: inserted 1 base in 1 codon), with translation MDVMCCKSVGTDLSMVDIDDFITEISQLKKEVALLEIKLRLRGDEGLNKEDGVCCESSGYVTVWSSSECLDSVWMSRDQSRTPQSLLDKLSEGTSRHTQDSDLSLSLLSYTESKPTDTQDTTVCDSKQSLQEDQTSTESLDSVCNAGEQQQILQTKLKLSSVKPMDSGNLMMNMRRETTADEDHTEEDDDNHENFIPSDKISDSCLDGEMTSLSSKERQKAQTLSCITDGETLSSQRHLDRNAEQKLLTSTRSEISFTTLQKYKRHHSKVHREKKKQFHCQQCGKDFGYLYQLKVHMRTHSGEKPFYCTECGKYFSTKKSLDIHQRIHTGEKPYVCSQCGKSFSNSSSFRVHRRVHTGEKPYECPNCEKRFSQKPNLQKHVRIHTNEKTYQCSQCGKTFRDSGSLKSHQNIHSEEKRYQCSHCDKGFCQKYLLIIHERVHTGEKPYVCPHCGKSFSDSSHVKVHQRIHTGEKPYKCPHCEKSFSDSSTFKVHQRIHTGEKPYKCPHCEKRFRQNYHLKSHMLIHTNERPYQCSKCDKTFKDSRSLKKHQNIHSEEKCYQCSHCDKCFCHKSNLIAHERVHTGEKPYVCSHCGKSFSDSSTFKVHQRVHTGEKPYECPHCEKKFSQKPNLQTHMRIHTNEKPYQCSQCGKTFRDSSSLKSHQNIHSEEKRYQCSHCDKRFGLKSTLIAHERIHTEDKPYVCSQCGKSFTTQSNFKVHQRIHTGEKPHHCTVCGKSFSKKFNLKKHVRIHTNEKPYQVLVRDHRTHTGEKPLQMFSVWMNELWEHQSLKWGDPWLLLHSLERKKKRACDLFVYPHCFSSLVCFIESKQSLVFVYFSVDDEMDVMCCKSVGTDLSMLDIDDFITEISQLKKEVALLEIKRTEEREISQLKKEVALLEIKLRLRGDEGLNREDEAVVCCESSEYVTVCLQEDQTSTESLDSVCNAGEQQQILQTKLKMSSSKPMDSGNLMMKMRRETTADEDHTEEDDDNHDDFIPSDKISDSCLDGEITSLSSKERQTAQTLSCITDGETLSSQRLLDRNAEQKLLTSTRSEISSTTLQKSKRHHSKVHREKKKQFHCQQCGKDFGVLSQLKIHVRTHSGEKSFYCTECGKFFSTKQNLDIHERVHIGEKPYVCSQCGKSFSDSSTLKVHQRIHTGEKPYVCSHCGKSFSDSSHFKVHQRVHTGEKPYECPHCEKRFRQNYHLRTHLYIHTNKRPYQCSECDKTFKDSGSLKKHQNIHSEEKRYQCSHCDKCFGQKYNLIIHERVHTGEKPYVCSHCGKSFSDSSTLKVHQRIHTGEKPYVCSHCGKSFSDSSTFKVHQRVHTGEKPYKCPHCEKRFRQNNHLRIHLYIHTNERPYQCSECDKTFKDSGSLKKHQNIHSEEKRYQCSHCDKGFGQKSNLIIHERIHTGDKPYVCSHCEKSFSHPSTFKAHQRIHTGEKPHHCTXCGKSFSKKCNLKKHVRIHTNEKPYQVLVRHHRTHTGEKPLQSFQCEKTFTKSDSLKVHLRVHT, from the exons gATGGGgtttgttgtgaatcttcagGGTATGTGACTGTTTGGAGCTCCAGTGAATgtctggattcagtgtggatgagCAGAGATCAGAGCCGCACACCACAGTCACTGCTGGATAAACTCTCTGAAGGGAcatccagacacacacaggacTCAGATCTCAGTCTGTCTTTACTCTCttatactgagtcaaagcccacagacactcaggacactacagtgtgtgacagtaaacagagcttacaggaggatcaaacctccacagagtctctggattctgtctgtaacgctggagaacagcagcagatcctgcagaccaaactcaaGTTGTCTTCAGTTAAACCGATGGACAGTGGGAACCTGATGATGAATATGAGAAGAGAAACTACAGCAGATGAAGATCACACTGAGGAAGATGATGACAATCATGAAAATTTTATTCCTTCAG atAAGATCAGTGATTCGTGTTTGGATGGAGAAATGACGTCTTTATCATCAAAAGAGCGACAGAAggcacaaactctttcctgcatcaccgATGGAGAGACATTgagctcacagagacatttagatAGAAATGCAGAACAAAAACTCTTGACCTccaccagatctgagatcagcttcactACCTTACAAAAGTATAAACGTCATCATTCAAAAGtgcacagagagaagaagaagcagtttcACTGTCAGCAGTGTGGGAAGGATTTTGGCTACTTATATCAGCTAAAAgttcacatgaggacacacagtggTGAAAAGCCTTTctactgcactgaatgtggcaAATATTTCAGCACCAAAAAAAGTCTTGATAttcatcagagaattcacactggagaaaaaccttacgtctgctctcaatgtggaaagagcttctctaATTCAAGTAGTTTTAGAGTTCATCGGAGAGTTCATACAGGAGAGAAACCATACGAGTGTCCTAACTGTGAGAAGAGATTCAGCCAAAAACCTAATTTACAGAAACATGTGCGTATACACACCAATGAGAAAACGTATCAGTGCAGTCAATGTGGAAAAACCTTTAGGGATTCAGGTTCATTAAAATCACACCAGAATATTCACTCTGAGGAGAAACGCTAtcagtgttcacactgtgataaagGTTTCTGTCAGAAATATCTTCTGATTatccatgagagagttcacactggagaaaaaccttacgtctgtcctcactgtggaaagagcttctctgATTCAAGTCATGTTAAAGTtcatcagagaattcatacaggagaAAAACCATACAAGTGTCCTCACTGTGAAAAGAGCTTCTCTGATTCAAGTACTTTTAAAgttcatcagagaattcacacaggagagAAACCATACAAGTGTCCTCACTGTGAAAAGAGATTCAGACAAAACTATCATCTGAAGTCACATATGCTTATACACACCAATGAAagaccgtatcagtgcagtAAATGTGACAAAACCTTTAAGGATTCACGTTCACTAAAAAAACATCAGAATATTCACTCTGAGGAGAAATGCTAtcagtgttcacactgtgataaatGTTTCTGTCATAAATCTAATCTGATAGcccatgagagagttcacactggagaaaaaccttacgtctgctctcactgtggaaagagtttctctgattcaagtacttttaaagttcatcagagagttcatactggagagaaaccatacgagtgtcctcactgtgagaagaAATTCAGCCAAAAACCTAATTTACAGACACATATGCGTATACACACCAATGAGAAACCGTATCAGTGCAGTCAATGTGGAAAAACTTTTAGGGATTCAAGTTCATTAAAATCACACCAGAATATTCACTCTGAGGAGAAACGCTAtcagtgttcacactgtgataaacGTTTCGGTCTGAAATCTACTCTGATAGCCcatgagagaattcacactgaagataaaccttacgtctgctctcaatgtggaaagagcttcactactcaaagtaattttaaagttcatcagagaattcatacaggagagaaacctcatcactgtactgtttgtgggaagagtttcagCAAAAAATTTAATCTAAAGAAACATGTGCGTATACACACCAATGAGAAACCATATCAGGTTTTAGTGAGAGATCatagaactcatacaggtgaaaaaccgtTACAAATGTTCTCAGTGTG GATGAACGAGCTGTGGGAGCATCAATCCCTGAAATGGGGAGATCCATGGCTCCTTCTTCACAGCCTTG aaagaaagaaaaagcgCGCGTGTGATTTGTTTGTGTATCCTCATTGTTTTTCCTCTCTTGTGTGTTTTATTGAGAGTAAACAAAGTCTTGTCTttgtgtattttagtgttgatgatgagatggatgtgatgtgctgtaaatcagtaggaactgatctgtccatgctggatattgatgattttatcacagaaatctctcagctgaagaaagaggtggcgttactggagatAAAGAGGACTGAAGAaagag aaatctctcagctgaagaaagaggtggcgttactggagatAAAGCTGAGGTTAAGAGGAGATGAAGGACTGAATagagag GATGAGGCTGTGgtttgttgtgaatcttcagAGTATGTGACTGTTTgcttacaggaggatcaaacctccacagagtctctggattctgtctgtaacgctggagaacagcagcagatcctgcagaccaaactcaaGATGTCTTCATCTAAACCGATGGACAGTGGGAACCTAATGATGAAGATGAGAAGAGAAACTACAGCAGATGAAGATCACACTGAGGAAGATGATGACAATCATGATGATTTTATTCCTTCAG ATAAGATCAGTGATTCGTGTTTGGATGGAGAAATAACGTCTTTATCATCAAAAGAGCGACAGACggcacaaactctttcctgcatcaccgATGGAGAGACATTGAGCTCACAGAGACTTTTAGATAGAAATGCAGAACAAAAACTCTTGACCTccaccagatctgagatcagctctACTACCTTACAAAAGTCTAAACGTCATCATTCAAAAGtgcacagagagaagaagaagcagtttcACTGTCAGCAATGTGGGAAGGATTTTGGCGTCTTATCTCAGCTAAAAATTCATGTGAGGACACACAGTGGTGAAAAGTCTTTctactgcactgaatgtggcaAATTTTTCAGCACCAAACAAAATCTTGATATTCATGAGAGAGTTCACattggagaaaaaccttacgtctgctctcaatgtggaaagagcttctctgATTCAAGTACTCTTAAAGTtcatcagagaattcatacaggagagaaaccttacgtctgctctcactgtggaaagagcttctctgattcaagtcattttaaagttcatcagagagttcatacaggagagaaaccatacgagtgtcctcactgtgaaAAGAGATTCAGACAAAACTATCATCTGAGGACACATTTGTATATACACACCAATAAAagaccgtatcagtgcagtgaATGTGACAAAACCTTTAAGGATTCAGGTTCACTAAAAAAACATCAGAATATTCACTCTGAGGAGAAACGCTAtcagtgttcacactgtgataaatGTTTCGGTCAGAAATATAATCTGATTatccatgagagagttcacactggagaaaaaccttacgtctgctctcactgtggaaagagcttctctgATTCAAGTACTCTTAAAGTtcatcagagaattcatacaggagagaaaccttacgtctgctctcactgtggaaagagcttctctgattcaagtacttttaaagttcatcagagagttcatacaggaGAAAAGCCATACAAGTGTCCTCACTGTGAAAAGAGATTCAGACAAAACAATCATCTGAGGATACATTTGTATATACACACCAATGAAagaccgtatcagtgcagtgaATGTGACAAAACCTTTAAGGATTCAGGTTCACTAAAAAAACATCAGAATATTCACTCTGAGGAGAAACGCTAtcagtgttcacactgtgataaagGTTTCGGTCAGAAATCGAATCTGATTATCcatgagagaattcacactggagataaaccttacgtctgctctcacTGTGAAAAGAGCTTCTCTCATCCAAGTACTTTTAAAGCtcatcagagaattcatacaggagagaaacctcatcactgta tttgtgggaagagtttcagCAAAAAATGTAATCTAAAGAAACATGTGCGTATACACACCAATGAGAAACCATATCAGGTTTTAGTGAGACACCatagaactcatacaggtgaaaaaccgtTACAAAGTTTtcagtgtgagaagacgtttACTAAGTCAGATTCCTTAAAAGTCCATTTGAGAGTTCATACGTGA